In the Ictidomys tridecemlineatus isolate mIctTri1 chromosome 10, mIctTri1.hap1, whole genome shotgun sequence genome, tgaTACATGTTACCATTTTAACTGGCCTTACCAGGCCTTTCTGTCTGCCCATCTGTAACTGCACCATGAAACACCAGCTACCCGCTCACTGACTTGGAGCCCTGAAGTGCCACTGTCTCCTAGTTGTGATGGTTGTCAAGGAGAAAGGAAGCACAGGcattaaaaaaatcctgaatTTCCCCTAAAATCTGCCTGGTTCCTTGGACCTACTGTGCCATTACAGGAGAGGGCAGCCCTTGGAGAGGTGTGGCCCCAGGTCTAGTTAGACAAGCAGTTAGTCACAGACAGCCACAAGTGGGTGCTGCCTCTGTCCAAGTGAACGGATAGCACACTCAAGGTCAGGGGCATCCCTAGCAACTATTAATGTGCCTTTTGACTTGCTCCTGGTGTGGGGAACATTACAAATGCTTATGTGGGATTTAGCTCAATTGAGGGCCAGGCTATCTGGTGGTGACTCAGTTACGGGACTGATCCTGACTCGGTGGTCTATTGAGGTGTTCATTATGGGATCCTTGTGGATTTCCTGTGTCTGTCCTTGCCGCCGGTGATTCTGTCTCCCCTGGGCATTCTCCCAATGTAATCATGGGGCTCTGAGTCAAcccccagtttctttctttttttttttttccccctcttaaaCGCTGGGTAGGATAATCTTTATTCTGAGCCTTTCTGGGCTTTCCCCTTTTGAAAGCTCCAAATCCTGCTTTATCTAAGCAGAAAGCCTCCCAGCGTGATTCATCAGCTGCCTCTTTGTGGCATTACAGGAAGTTAAAATCTCCAGCCCGGATTACAAAGACTGCAACTCGGCAGAAGCCATGGACGACTTTATGAAGAGAATCAGTTGCTATGAAGCCAGCTATCAGCCACTGGACCCTGATAAATGTGACAGGTAATTCCAAGAGGTGTCTGTCTCTGAATTGCCTCAATTAGGGCTTTTAATGTTCGCTTGATGTTCCCACAAAGCATTTGCCCCTGAATACTTCCATAAACTCTCCTTAATAAAATCCTGTGCCTGTACACATGGCATAACGCATCCCACTATTTATagtgtaccaataaaaaatgaaattattaaaatgtctttaaaaaaatcttgattacAAACAATACAAACATTTTTGACAGCTCGTAGAGGTGGAGGAGGGGTACCCATTTGAGCCCTGTTTTGCTCCTATCCCCTGAgacttccttcatttcttttccattctcttgcttttctctccCCCCTTCTCCTGGGTGGCCAGCCAGCTTCTTGGCCAGACCCTCTGTGGGAACCAGCCTTACCCTTACTCTCTGGCTCCTGGAGGGGAAGACAGAGTCTGCCCTGTAGTGTTCGGTCCCGCATTGCCATTTTCCCAGGGAGCAAGTCTCTGGAAGCCAGCCGAGGCCCAGGGGTGGGTGTGTTGATGGTGCTGTCCAGGGAGGCCCGAGGGGTGGTCCTCAGTGGTGTTTCTTTGTAGGGACTTATCATTGATCAAAGTAATCGACGTTGGCCGGAGGTTCTTGGTGAACAGAGTTCAGGACCACATCCAGAGCCGCATTGTCTACTACCTAATGAATATCCATGTGCAGCCCCGCACCATCTACCTGTGCCGGCATGGCGAGAATGAGTTCAACCTCCAGGGCAAGATTGGCGGGGACTCAGGCCTGTCCAGCCGAGGCAAGAAGGTAGGAGGAGAGTggagagcaggggctgggggctgaTGGGTGGCAGGAAGGGGCTGGCTCCCATGTGTAGAAGGGTAGTGGGGAGTGCCTTGTCTCCTGTCATTGCCTCACTAtggtatatgtgtgtttgtgtgtgagtgtgtggacTAGGAGGGGACAAGCAGAGCTACGTCTCCTGGGCTCTGAGGAGCTTGTATCCTATGGGATCAGCCACCCTCAGTACTGTGGGTCCGtgtcagcccagcccagcccagcccagcccagcatgGGGGGTGTGAACCCTGCAGGAGCCCGCATCACTGTGCCCCTTCTCCCTGTCAATTGTCAGTTTGCCAATGCCCTGAGCAAGTTTGTGGAGGAGCAGAACCTGAAGGACCTCCGGGTGTGGACCAGCCAGCTGAAGAGCACCATCCAGACGGCAGAGGCGCTGAAGCTCCCCTATGAGCAATGGAAGGCGCTCAACGAGATCGATGCCGTGAGTCCCTGGATCAGCGTGGCAtggtggggcggggtgggggcagAGAGGTACCCATGTCCCTGGGGCATCCTGGGTGGCTTCCGAAGGTCTCCTGTAGAGCCTCCTGCCGTGGTCCCTTTGGGTGTGTTCCCTGGAGTGACCGCGGGTGTTTCCTTCAGGGTGTGTGTGAGGAGCTGACCTACGAGGAGATCAGGGACACCTACCCTGAGGAGTATGCGCTGCGTGAGCAGGACAAGTACTACTACCGCTACCCCACAGGCGAGGTGAGCTGGGGGATTGCCTCCTGTCCTGTGCTGTTTGTGGGCCTTTGTTCGTTTCTTATGAGGAGGTTGGGTAGGTGGTGAGTGCTGTGGGTGGGCTTGGCATAGAGAGGGCTGTGGCTCCCCATTCTGTTCCCTGCAGGCTCCTTGTTACCTCTGCCAAGGTTCCACTTAGGAACTTTGCTGTTGGTTTGACTTTCCTTGTTCCACAGCCTTAGGGGAAGTGCAGTTATATTTTCCCATAAGAGAAAGTGGAGGGTGCATGGATTTGACTCTATACTCTTAGTGACGTGGGACGAGGCTTCGCTCGGCACCAGAGCTTGAGATAGCAGACAGGCCAGGCCCCAGGATGTCATCTAGTATCACTGGTGCTGGGGTCTGAGATAATGCTGGCAGAGGGCATTTCCCCTTGTGCAGCCGGTCACCCTGTGGTACTGTGGGAGCCTGGCCAGGCCCCTGGTGGACACCTAGTGGGTGCCCTTCCTGAACATGCCCTTTGAGCATTTGTCATACCGCAGTCCCTCTTGTCTCATGCTGGCCCTTGCTCACTGGGCTGCTGGttaggaggaaaaggaaggagggtaGGAGGGGCCCAGGTGAAGAGGTGCTTTGCAgatctttatttagagacaaaaccATAcccctttttttacatttattgacGAATTTATCAATTTTAACCATGTTAAAATATGTGAGTCAGTGGGTTTCAGTAGacagttgtcccttggtatctTCAGGGAATTGTCTCAGAACTCCCTGAAGATACCAAACCCTGTAGATAGTTGCTCAagattttatttgcatataatctacacACATCCTCCCCTGTACTTGAAATTATCTCTGGATTGCTTACAATACCAGCATAATGTAAGTGCTCTGTAAACAGTTGTTAAAcagttgtttagggaataatgacaactaaaaaaaaaaaatctgcattcaGTCAGTCAGATGCAGTTTTTCCTCCCTACACTAGGTGTTGAACCCAGGCCTCCCACATTCGAGGCAAGTACTTTACCCTTGAACTataccccccagcccttttttattttatcttgagatgaTCTTGCTCTGTTGCTAAAGCTGgtctccaatttgtgatccttctgagtcactgggattacaggtgtgccattGTTCCCAGCTGCAGACTGATATcacctgaatattttcaatctgcaaTTGGTTGTGGAACCCATAGAGTCAAGAGGCTAGCTGTATTCACAGTGCCATGTCACCGTCACCACTCATTCCAGAACATTTCCCTCACCCCTAAAGGAGACCTCAAACTTGTTAGCAGTCATTCCAGATTCCCCCAACTCCTGCCCCTGGCAGTCATGAACTTATTTTCTGCCTCTGGAGTTGTCTGTTCTGGGCATTTTGTAGAAGTGGAGTCATGCAGTAAATATTGACTTTTGTGCTTGGCTTCTTTGGCTCAACATAAAAGGTTTTGAGGTTCTTCCATATTGGGGTGTGtcattcattcctctttatggctgaataatattctgttgtacaGTCTGCACTTCCTCAACCACCTCTGTCCCTCATCCCCCAGGAgaggtgaaggaagaggaaggcaCTCAGAGAAGCTGGCAGGTGTATGTTCCCCTCAGGATTTGGCAGTGCTCTTCCCTAGGTGCCCTCTGCTCTAACGTGGAGTCCCATTTGTGTGCTTAGTCCTACCAGGACCTGGTCCAGCGTTTGGAGCCTGTGATCATGGAGCTGGAGCGCCAGGAGAATGTGCTGGTCATCTGTCACCAGGCTGTCCTGCGCTGCCTGCTGGCCTACTTCCTGGATAAGAGTGCAGGTTCGGTCAGGCAGTCTGTGGCCTTGGGAAGGAGTGGGAAGAAATCTGGCCCTTGAGTGCAGGTGGCTACAGACCCGTGGTTGCCCACCCTGCTGCGTGTCTGAGTGTTAGGAGAAGCAGGACAGGGCTCTGGCTCCCAGCCTGCAGCAGGATCCTCTCCTCCCAGAGCCACCTTGCTGTCTCTTGGGAACACTGCTCATCAGGTCAAACACAGCCTACCAGAAGCCCTCAGCTCCATACATAGAAGGGcctttgggtgtgtgtgtgtggggggggggtggggatgtATCTCTTCTCATCGGTCCATTTCCAAAGAACAAAGAGCACAGAGAATGCTAATGAGAATCTCACGCCCAAGACCCAGATGAATCCCTAGACAGACCTGAATTTTtaggaaaatagtttttttttttttttttttttaaaaaaaagagagagtgtgggttttgggtttgtttttattatattcttttggATAGGTGTTTTTTCCTAGGGCCACCCGCCTTGGACAGGATGACCTGAATATTGGAATGAGATGCCCTTTCCCCAGAACGGCTTCTGGGGCTCCTGGTGTGGGCCCACAGATATCCCTTGATTCTTCCTTCTGCCTCAAGTCTTGTACCTAATTGTGGgatcatctctctttttttcagaAGAGATGCCCTACCTGAAATGCCCCCTTCACACTGTCTTGAAACTGACACCCGTCGCTTATGGTGAGTAGCAGCCCTTGCCAAGCAGTGCCTCTGGGGTCTGTGTCTCTTGGTGGCCCCGGGAGTTGTAGGCAGGACTGTCCCTTTAAAAGAAGCTGTTCTCTCCCCCATCCTTCGTCCCCCCAGGTTGCCGTGTGGAATCCATCTACCTGAATGTGGAGTCCGTGAGCACACACCGGGAGAGGTCAGAGGTGAGTGGAGGTCTCTCAATGGACGATGCCCTCTTCCTGGCCTTCATCATGGGAGGCCTGAGGAAGGCCCCATGCAGTTCTCACGGAGCAGCTTGGCCTGGGTGGCTTCCCTGGTCAGGACCTCTGTGCTCCTGTCCGTCTTTCCTGTGGCTTCTTGggatctgtttattccttttctttctttccctgctctctctccccCCCATTTCTCCTTGACTGGAGAAGTGCGATCATCTCCCGTTGAAACCTCACCCTAGCACAGTGTCTGTGGCTTTTTTCAGCCCCTAAAACTGCTTTCAAGTTCCAGAGTCCTGGCTCTGACAGGATCAGCCCATCTTCAGGTCATCTGCATGTGCTTAGGTTCAGAATCAGCAGGAGTTTAGGTGGGAGACCAGCAGGAAGGATTTCAGGATACCCAGAGCTTGGTCGTTTTTGTCTTCTTCGGGGAGCGCTAAGATTTTGGGGTCACTCAGGGCAAGTCTCTTACTGAGCAGATTTCATCTCTGTCCAGGAGTGCATTGTAAAAGCGagtttgaatttgttttctaCAGGCTGTCAAAATGCGTGCTTTGCTAGTGTAGTCTTATACCGACCGTGACTTTCTGTGGAGTCCCCCATCTAAGGAGCTTGGCCATCAGAGTTTGGCATGAAGAACACATGAGACGTTAGCCAGTTTACTGCCCAGCTTCATCTGTGGAGTGAAACGAGAGGCCCATGTTCCTCCGCCGCCTCGCCCTGCCTCTGTAGCCCTCTCCCCCTCTGAATGAGTTCACTGAATCTGCACTGCCTTAGCCCTGTGAGGACAGCCCTGGCCTGGCTGCGGCCTGCTGCTCCAGACCTGGGGTCTCAGAATACTCGCTTGCGGAGCACCAGAGTGGTGCAGTGACAGAGAGGCCTCAGGGCAGAGGCTCTGGGCCAGGGCCTGTGGGAGTGATGGTGTCTGATCCTAGCTGGCAGACTCTGCCTGATGCTGATTTTCCTAATTTTGGTCTCCTGGCTGGTTTGGAAGCCCCCGAGTCCTGTCCTCTGGCAGGGTCTGGCTCACGAGAGTGTTCAGCAGGTGCACATGCGTTGCAGGTCCTGGGCGAAGGGAACTGGCACCGacacctttctctctccctttcctttgaGCCTCAGACCCAAGTGTTTCTCTTGGGCTCCCCTCTGGGGCCCTTTGGGGGCTGGAAGCAAGGTTCTTTTCTCTGACCTCCTTCTCTGCTGTGATTGAAATTATTCTTCTCCCTACTGTGCTCACATTGTCTCTGTCACGTGGATGCCCTTTGGAATGATCCAGGGAAGGAATGGGAGGGAATCACCCCTGTCCCCGTTCGGAGGTCGTGGCACAAACACGGCCCACTGCCACTCACTTGGTCCAACTGTGGTTGTGTCCATAAAACTCAGGAGTAGGGGGACTTTCATGTGGCTTATCTCCCTCCCTTTACTCCCTGTAACTGTCGCCTTCTCTCTTTTGTCTTTGTCTCGCTTAGGATGCAAAGAAGGGACCTAACCCGCTCATGAGACGCAATAGTGTCACCCCACTAGCCAGCCCCGAGCCCACCAAAAAGCCTCGCATCAACAGCTTTGAGGAGCATGTGGCTTCCACTTCTGCTGCCCTGCCCAGCTGCCTGCCCCCGGAGGTGCCCACGCAGCTGCCCGGACAAGTCAGTGACTCCCCTTTCCTACCTGCCTGCGAGGGAGCGTGGCTGGGGCAATGGCCCTGGACCCGGGATGTGTCATGTTTGTGAGTGAGTGGAGtctgtgagagtgtgtgtgtgcatgggtgcaCATGTACGTGTGTTGGGGGAGAACACAAGAAGCCCCCTCTGAAGACCTTTCCTTGCTGACAACTGTAACTGCATGTGTCCTTCTGAGGTTGTGATCTTTCCTGGCAGAACTGGACAGAGCAGAAGAAATAGTGAAATGCCCAAGTCCTGTTTACGTTGGTGATAGTTGTTTCTAAAATGGAGTCGATGGCCGTCCCCTAGTCCTGAAGTCTGTCCACGTGGACAGTGGACATCTTTTCTGTCCTACCCCATAACTGGGTGTTTCTCTGACTCGTCCTCCTTGCTGTCATTCCCATTACAGAAGAGCTGGCCCTGGTGTCTGTCCAGAGCCAGTGTGGTCCCCTTAGATCCAGGCAGCCTGTGCAGGCTGGATAGCCAGGAAGGAGCTACTTCCTCACACAGGTggtcaaaaccaaaacaaatccaACCCACCTGCATTTCACTATTTTCACTAGCTCAGAAAAGTAAAGGCTGCAAGTTTTTGTTTTGGAGGCATtaagatttgtttgcagaaaacAAATACTTTCCTAAAAGGTAGCCAAGAAGCTTTGCAAATGTGTGAGATATAAAAACTCCTGGGTTCCAATTTAGGTGCCACCCAGAGGGGTCCCTCATCTCTGCCCCTATGCTTTATCTGTCACAAATCAATATAGACTGAATTTTGAATGGTCTTTGTTTGTGACCTCAATGCTAGGGTGCCCTGGCAAGTCCCCAACTCTTCCTGCCTTCCCCAGAGCTTCCTTAAGTTTCCTGGTGTCTGGGATGTGATGTGGGAAGAGTGCTGCAGCCTCTACAGGTCATTTAACTTTCCCTGGCCTCGGTGTTCCCATCTGTGGAATGGGGGAATAATACCAT is a window encoding:
- the Pfkfb3 gene encoding 6-phosphofructo-2-kinase/fructose-2,6-bisphosphatase 3 isoform X2, yielding MTARPGRHASAEQPLVISRTSRVCACGPKLTNSPTVIVMVGLPARGKTYISKKLTRYLNWIGVPTKVFNVGEYRREAVKQYSSYNFFRPDNEEAMKVRKQCALAALRDVKSYLTKEGGQIAVFDATNTTRERRHMILHFAKENDFKAFFIESVCDDPTVVASNIMEVKISSPDYKDCNSAEAMDDFMKRISCYEASYQPLDPDKCDRDLSLIKVIDVGRRFLVNRVQDHIQSRIVYYLMNIHVQPRTIYLCRHGENEFNLQGKIGGDSGLSSRGKKFANALSKFVEEQNLKDLRVWTSQLKSTIQTAEALKLPYEQWKALNEIDAGVCEELTYEEIRDTYPEEYALREQDKYYYRYPTGESYQDLVQRLEPVIMELERQENVLVICHQAVLRCLLAYFLDKSAEEMPYLKCPLHTVLKLTPVAYGCRVESIYLNVESVSTHRERSEDAKKGPNPLMRRNSVTPLASPEPTKKPRINSFEEHVASTSAALPSCLPPEVPTQLPGQPLLGKACLRTVCHIFSKFSPY
- the Pfkfb3 gene encoding 6-phosphofructo-2-kinase/fructose-2,6-bisphosphatase 3 isoform X6, yielding MPLELTQSRVQKIWVPVDHRPSLPRSCGPKLTNSPTVIVMVGLPARGKTYISKKLTRYLNWIGVPTKVFNVGEYRREAVKQYSSYNFFRPDNEEAMKVRKQCALAALRDVKSYLTKEGGQIAVFDATNTTRERRHMILHFAKENDFKEVKISSPDYKDCNSAEAMDDFMKRISCYEASYQPLDPDKCDRDLSLIKVIDVGRRFLVNRVQDHIQSRIVYYLMNIHVQPRTIYLCRHGENEFNLQGKIGGDSGLSSRGKKFANALSKFVEEQNLKDLRVWTSQLKSTIQTAEALKLPYEQWKALNEIDAGVCEELTYEEIRDTYPEEYALREQDKYYYRYPTGESYQDLVQRLEPVIMELERQENVLVICHQAVLRCLLAYFLDKSAEEMPYLKCPLHTVLKLTPVAYGCRVESIYLNVESVSTHRERSEDAKKGPNPLMRRNSVTPLASPEPTKKPRINSFEEHVASTSAALPSCLPPEVPTQLPGQPLLGKACLRTVCHIFSKFSPY
- the Pfkfb3 gene encoding 6-phosphofructo-2-kinase/fructose-2,6-bisphosphatase 3 isoform X9, with the translated sequence MPFRKACGPKLTNSPTVIVMVGLPARGKTYISKKLTRYLNWIGVPTKVFNVGEYRREAVKQYSSYNFFRPDNEEAMKVRKQCALAALRDVKSYLTKEGGQIAVFDATNTTRERRHMILHFAKENDFKAFFIESVCDDPTVVASNIMEVKISSPDYKDCNSAEAMDDFMKRISCYEASYQPLDPDKCDRDLSLIKVIDVGRRFLVNRVQDHIQSRIVYYLMNIHVQPRTIYLCRHGENEFNLQGKIGGDSGLSSRGKKFANALSKFVEEQNLKDLRVWTSQLKSTIQTAEALKLPYEQWKALNEIDAGVCEELTYEEIRDTYPEEYALREQDKYYYRYPTGESYQDLVQRLEPVIMELERQENVLVICHQAVLRCLLAYFLDKSAEEMPYLKCPLHTVLKLTPVAYGCRVESIYLNVESVSTHRERSEDAKKGPNPLMRRNSVTPLASPEPTKKPRINSFEEHVASTSAALPSCLPPEVPTQLPGQPLLGKACLRTVCHIFSKFSPY
- the Pfkfb3 gene encoding 6-phosphofructo-2-kinase/fructose-2,6-bisphosphatase 3 isoform X1, whose translation is MPLELTQSRVQKIWVPVDHRPSLPRSCGPKLTNSPTVIVMVGLPARGKTYISKKLTRYLNWIGVPTKVFNVGEYRREAVKQYSSYNFFRPDNEEAMKVRKQCALAALRDVKSYLTKEGGQIAVFDATNTTRERRHMILHFAKENDFKAFFIESVCDDPTVVASNIMEVKISSPDYKDCNSAEAMDDFMKRISCYEASYQPLDPDKCDRDLSLIKVIDVGRRFLVNRVQDHIQSRIVYYLMNIHVQPRTIYLCRHGENEFNLQGKIGGDSGLSSRGKKFANALSKFVEEQNLKDLRVWTSQLKSTIQTAEALKLPYEQWKALNEIDAGVCEELTYEEIRDTYPEEYALREQDKYYYRYPTGESYQDLVQRLEPVIMELERQENVLVICHQAVLRCLLAYFLDKSAEEMPYLKCPLHTVLKLTPVAYGCRVESIYLNVESVSTHRERSEDAKKGPNPLMRRNSVTPLASPEPTKKPRINSFEEHVASTSAALPSCLPPEVPTQLPGQPLLGKACLRTVCHIFSKFSPY
- the Pfkfb3 gene encoding 6-phosphofructo-2-kinase/fructose-2,6-bisphosphatase 3 isoform X5 produces the protein MPLELTQSRVQKIWVPVDHRPSLPRSCGPKLTNSPTVIVMVGLPARGKTYISKKLTRYLNWIGVPTKVFNVGEYRREAVKQYSSYNFFRPDNEEAMKVRKQCALAALRDVKSYLTKEGGQIAVFDATNTTRERRHMILHFAKENDFKAFFIESVCDDPTVVASNIMEVKISSPDYKDCNSAEAMDDFMKRISCYEASYQPLDPDKCDRDLSLIKVIDVGRRFLVNRVQDHIQSRIVYYLMNIHVQPRTIYLCRHGENEFNLQGKIGGDSGLSSRGKKFANALSKFVEEQNLKDLRVWTSQLKSTIQTAEALKLPYEQWKALNEIDAGVCEELTYEEIRDTYPEEYALREQDKYYYRYPTGESYQDLVQRLEPVIMELERQENVLVICHQAVLRCLLAYFLDKSAEEMPYLKCPLHTVLKLTPVAYGCRVESIYLNVESVSTHRERSEDAKKGPNPLMRRNSVTPLASPEPTKKPRINSFEEHVASTSAALPSCLPPEVPTQLPGQPLLGKACLT
- the Pfkfb3 gene encoding 6-phosphofructo-2-kinase/fructose-2,6-bisphosphatase 3 isoform X8 — protein: MPLELTQSRVQKIWVPVDHRPSLPRSCGPKLTNSPTVIVMVGLPARGKTYISKKLTRYLNWIGVPTKVFNVGEYRREAVKQYSSYNFFRPDNEEAMKVRKQCALAALRDVKSYLTKEGGQIAVFDATNTTRERRHMILHFAKENDFKAFFIESVCDDPTVVASNIMEVKISSPDYKDCNSAEAMDDFMKRISCYEASYQPLDPDKCDRDLSLIKVIDVGRRFLVNRVQDHIQSRIVYYLMNIHVQPRTIYLCRHGENEFNLQGKIGGDSGLSSRGKKFANALSKFVEEQNLKDLRVWTSQLKSTIQTAEALKLPYEQWKALNEIDAGVCEELTYEEIRDTYPEEYALREQDKYYYRYPTGESYQDLVQRLEPVIMELERQENVLVICHQAVLRCLLAYFLDKSAEEMPYLKCPLHTVLKLTPVAYGCRVESIYLNVESVSTHRERSENMKGSRSGADSSREH
- the Pfkfb3 gene encoding 6-phosphofructo-2-kinase/fructose-2,6-bisphosphatase 3 isoform X7 produces the protein MVGLPARGKTYISKKLTRYLNWIGVPTKVFNVGEYRREAVKQYSSYNFFRPDNEEAMKVRKQCALAALRDVKSYLTKEGGQIAVFDATNTTRERRHMILHFAKENDFKAFFIESVCDDPTVVASNIMEVKISSPDYKDCNSAEAMDDFMKRISCYEASYQPLDPDKCDRDLSLIKVIDVGRRFLVNRVQDHIQSRIVYYLMNIHVQPRTIYLCRHGENEFNLQGKIGGDSGLSSRGKKFANALSKFVEEQNLKDLRVWTSQLKSTIQTAEALKLPYEQWKALNEIDAGVCEELTYEEIRDTYPEEYALREQDKYYYRYPTGESYQDLVQRLEPVIMELERQENVLVICHQAVLRCLLAYFLDKSAEEMPYLKCPLHTVLKLTPVAYGCRVESIYLNVESVSTHRERSEDAKKGPNPLMRRNSVTPLASPEPTKKPRINSFEEHVASTSAALPSCLPPEVPTQLPGQPLLGKACLRTVCHIFSKFSPY
- the Pfkfb3 gene encoding 6-phosphofructo-2-kinase/fructose-2,6-bisphosphatase 3 isoform X4, giving the protein MQMKTCRICESAELIRTCGPKLTNSPTVIVMVGLPARGKTYISKKLTRYLNWIGVPTKVFNVGEYRREAVKQYSSYNFFRPDNEEAMKVRKQCALAALRDVKSYLTKEGGQIAVFDATNTTRERRHMILHFAKENDFKAFFIESVCDDPTVVASNIMEVKISSPDYKDCNSAEAMDDFMKRISCYEASYQPLDPDKCDRDLSLIKVIDVGRRFLVNRVQDHIQSRIVYYLMNIHVQPRTIYLCRHGENEFNLQGKIGGDSGLSSRGKKFANALSKFVEEQNLKDLRVWTSQLKSTIQTAEALKLPYEQWKALNEIDAGVCEELTYEEIRDTYPEEYALREQDKYYYRYPTGESYQDLVQRLEPVIMELERQENVLVICHQAVLRCLLAYFLDKSAEEMPYLKCPLHTVLKLTPVAYGCRVESIYLNVESVSTHRERSEDAKKGPNPLMRRNSVTPLASPEPTKKPRINSFEEHVASTSAALPSCLPPEVPTQLPGQPLLGKACLRTVCHIFSKFSPY
- the Pfkfb3 gene encoding 6-phosphofructo-2-kinase/fructose-2,6-bisphosphatase 3 isoform X3, which translates into the protein MPLELTQSRVQKIWVPVDHRPSLPRSCGPKLTNSPTVIVMVGLPARGKTYISKKLTRYLNWIGVPTKVFNVGEYRREAVKQYSSYNFFRPDNEEAMKVRKQCALAALRDVKSYLTKEGGQIAVFDATNTTRERRHMILHFAKENDFKAFFIESVCDDPTVVASNIMEVKISSPDYKDCNSAEAMDDFMKRISCYEASYQPLDPDKCDRDLSLIKVIDVGRRFLVNRVQDHIQSRIVYYLMNIHVQPRTIYLCRHGENEFNLQGKIGGDSGLSSRGKKFANALSKFVEEQNLKDLRVWTSQLKSTIQTAEALKLPYEQWKALNEIDAGVCEELTYEEIRDTYPEEYALREQDKYYYRYPTGESYQDLVQRLEPVIMELERQENVLVICHQAVLRCLLAYFLDKSAEEMPYLKCPLHTVLKLTPVAYGCRVESIYLNVESVSTHRERSEDAKKGPNPLMRRNSVTPLASPEPTKKPRINSFEEHVASTSAALPSCLPPEVPTQLPGQNMKGSRSGADSSREH